In the genome of Cyanobium sp. ATX 6F1, one region contains:
- the xseB gene encoding exodeoxyribonuclease VII small subunit — protein sequence MSASEPAPTKKPRSKAGVSTVVPGSPPGATNDWARAIAGLSYHQARTAMDLAIAQLQSDDLEVEQMVDLYRRALAYGERCEQVLAAVEQEVLQLDPETLTPVHSADALL from the coding sequence ATGAGTGCCAGCGAACCCGCCCCGACGAAAAAGCCCCGGTCCAAGGCCGGCGTGAGCACGGTTGTGCCGGGGAGTCCCCCTGGGGCAACCAACGACTGGGCCAGGGCCATCGCTGGCCTCAGCTACCACCAGGCCCGCACCGCCATGGATCTGGCCATCGCCCAGCTGCAGTCGGACGACCTGGAGGTCGAGCAGATGGTTGACCTCTACCGCCGGGCCCTGGCCTACGGCGAACGCTGCGAGCAGGTGCTGGCGGCGGTGGAGCAGGAGGTCCTCCAGCTCGACCCAGAAACCCTCACCCCAGTCCATTCGGCGGACGCCCTGTTATGA
- a CDS encoding HAD family hydrolase has product MVTDLDGTLLAGSTAWRRGFYGWLGRERHRVLHLFCTGRDLASVARVLEQDRPLGLLAPHLVISDVGCTVACGASLRPVPLAVEPIDRRWRGLPERLGPLLHGQPGLVAQPQSHNRRLAYFYDPARLDHRLIPRLEAEGVDCLLSDGRYLDVLPAGVNKGTTLKALLGWLEVDSDRVVTAGDTLNDLAMFETGLKGVMVANAEAALRSHLSRLPATYLARGEGCAGIAEGLTHFGFGHLLRGVSWPPSAS; this is encoded by the coding sequence TTGGTCACGGATCTCGATGGCACCCTGCTGGCGGGCTCGACGGCCTGGCGCCGAGGCTTCTACGGGTGGCTCGGCCGCGAACGCCATCGGGTGTTGCACCTGTTCTGCACCGGCCGGGACCTGGCCTCGGTGGCCCGGGTGCTGGAACAGGACAGGCCCCTGGGCCTGCTGGCCCCCCATCTGGTGATCAGCGATGTGGGTTGCACCGTGGCCTGTGGGGCGAGCCTGCGCCCGGTCCCCCTGGCGGTGGAGCCGATCGACCGGCGCTGGCGGGGCCTGCCTGAGCGCCTGGGCCCCTTGCTGCACGGTCAGCCCGGACTGGTCGCCCAGCCCCAGAGTCACAACCGTCGTCTGGCCTACTTCTACGATCCAGCGCGCCTGGACCACCGCCTGATCCCCCGCCTCGAGGCCGAAGGGGTCGATTGCCTGCTCTCGGATGGGCGCTACCTGGATGTGCTCCCTGCGGGCGTGAACAAGGGCACCACGTTGAAGGCGCTGCTGGGCTGGTTGGAGGTGGATAGCGATCGGGTGGTCACAGCCGGTGACACGCTAAACGATCTGGCCATGTTCGAAACGGGCCTCAAGGGAGTGATGGTGGCCAACGCCGAAGCGGCCCTGCGATCCCACCTGTCGCGGTTGCCGGCCACCTACCTGGCCCGGGGCGAGGGTTGCGCCGGCATTGCCGAAGGGCTCACCCACTTCGGCTTTGGCCACCTGCTCAGGGGGGTGAGTTGGCCGCCTTCCGCTTCGTGA
- the xseA gene encoding exodeoxyribonuclease VII large subunit — protein sequence MESSWTDGASQGLASDAALISTGTSRRDGLPRYSVASFNQAIGNLLERGFAPRFLIDATVSRPQLKKGHLWMTLVDGEASVSAVVWASQLTRLTFRPEEGDGVVVVGKLNFWAARASLAVHVLDVRPSLSSVLRQFERTLERLAPEGLFEPERKRPLPEAPRAIALLTGVPSSALADMLRTAAERWPATRLVVVPIPVQGAVEARICATLAGLLEQAEILGLEAIVLARGGGSREDLAVFDGESLARLLAHCPLPVVTGLGHEDDTTIADLVADYRAATPTAAIVALLPDRPAALQRIQQERRQLHSLLRLRLEGIARLDHDRRQQLQLWQPSRALEARRRELAQRRHLLEALSPERLLSKGFCLLRQSNGKLVRSVEQLAPGNAIEAQVADGRAEALVTAVHSTAHLPPPAPSSASTP from the coding sequence ATGGAGTCCAGTTGGACCGATGGGGCCTCCCAGGGCCTCGCCAGCGACGCGGCTCTGATCAGCACCGGGACCAGCCGCAGGGATGGGCTGCCTCGCTACAGCGTGGCGAGCTTCAACCAGGCGATCGGCAACCTGCTGGAGCGGGGCTTCGCCCCCCGTTTCCTGATCGACGCCACCGTGTCCCGGCCCCAGCTCAAGAAGGGCCACCTGTGGATGACCCTGGTGGACGGGGAGGCCTCCGTGAGCGCCGTGGTCTGGGCCTCCCAGCTCACGCGATTGACCTTCCGGCCCGAAGAGGGCGACGGGGTGGTGGTGGTGGGCAAGCTCAACTTCTGGGCCGCCCGGGCTTCCCTGGCCGTGCATGTTCTGGATGTGCGACCCAGTCTCAGCAGCGTGCTGCGTCAGTTCGAGCGCACCCTGGAGCGGCTGGCCCCCGAGGGGCTGTTCGAGCCCGAGCGCAAGCGCCCGCTGCCGGAGGCCCCCCGGGCGATCGCGCTGCTCACCGGCGTTCCCAGTTCCGCCCTCGCCGACATGCTGCGCACGGCAGCCGAGCGCTGGCCCGCCACCCGCCTGGTGGTGGTGCCCATACCCGTCCAGGGAGCGGTCGAGGCCAGGATCTGCGCGACCCTTGCTGGTCTGCTGGAGCAGGCTGAGATCCTTGGGTTGGAGGCGATCGTGCTGGCCCGGGGAGGCGGCAGCCGTGAAGACCTGGCGGTGTTCGATGGCGAATCCCTGGCCCGCCTGCTGGCCCATTGCCCGCTGCCGGTGGTGACCGGCCTGGGCCACGAAGACGACACCACCATTGCCGATCTGGTGGCGGACTACCGAGCCGCCACCCCCACCGCCGCCATCGTCGCCCTGCTGCCCGATCGCCCGGCGGCCCTGCAGCGGATCCAGCAAGAGCGGCGGCAGCTGCACAGCCTGCTGCGCCTGAGACTGGAGGGAATCGCCCGTCTCGATCACGACCGTCGCCAGCAGCTCCAGCTCTGGCAGCCCTCCCGGGCCCTGGAGGCCCGCCGCCGCGAACTGGCACAACGCCGCCATCTACTGGAGGCCCTCTCGCCGGAACGGTTGCTGAGCAAAGGGTTTTGCCTGCTGCGCCAATCAAACGGCAAGCTGGTGCGCTCCGTCGAACAGCTGGCCCCAGGCAATGCGATCGAAGCCCAGGTGGCTGATGGCCGCGCCGAGGCCCTGGTCACGGCGGTGCATTCAACGGCCCATCTCCCCCCTCCAGCGCCCAGCTCCGCATCGACCCCATGA